A single Triticum dicoccoides isolate Atlit2015 ecotype Zavitan chromosome 2A, WEW_v2.0, whole genome shotgun sequence DNA region contains:
- the LOC119353988 gene encoding putative polyol transporter 2, translating into MVVASLCEDRAEKMASAGLLEAVAPKKKKSNIKYASTCAVVASMASIVLGYDTGVMSGASLYIQKDLEITDVQVEILMGILSIYSIIGTLAAGRTSDWIGRRFTAIFAAFFFFAGALLMGFASGYTMLMLGRFVAGIGVGYAIVIAPVYTAEIAPASARGFLVSFTEVFINIGILLGYISNYAFARLPLHLGWRFMLGIGAVPSVLLAVLVSGMPESPRWLVMKGRLADARVVLEKITDTPEEAEERLADIKTAAGIPDDLDGDVVVVPRKRGGEEKQVWRELILSPTPSMRRILVAALGVFLFQQLTGSDSVVLYSPRVFESAGLTGDHQLLAATCAMGVVKTLVILVAMFLLDRVGRRPLLLCSTGGIIVSLAGLATGLTVVDQNPDARIPWAVVLCVASVLVYVSFFSIGLGPVLGVYTTEILPLRVRALGFAVGEAGNRLVSGAMSMTFLSLSSAITLGGTFFLYAGIAVLAWVFFFTCLPETRGRTLEEMGSLFGVTDTGAEAEDAAPATQDASCWARLLGASPGPRVD; encoded by the exons ATGGTAGTGGCATCCCTCTGTGAGGACAGAGCAGAGAAGATGGCTTCAGCCGGGCTCCTAGAGGCAGTAGCAcccaaaaagaagaagagcaaCATCAAGTATGCCTCCACCTGCGCCGTCGTCGCCTCCATGGCCTCCATCGTCCTCGGCTACG ACACCGGTGTGATGAGCGGGGCGTCGCTGTATATCCAGAAGGACCTCGAGATCACGGACGTGCAGGTGGAGATCCTGATGGGCATCCTGAGCATCTACTCCATCATCGGCACATTAGCCGCCGGCAGGACGTCCGACTGGATCGGCCGCCGCTTCACGGCTATCTTTGCCGCCTTCTTCTTCTTTGCTGGTGCCTTGCTCATGGGCTTCGCAAGCGGCTACACCATGCTCATGCTCGGTCGCTTCGTGGCCGGCATCGGCGTGGGCTACGCCATCGTGATAGCGCCCGTGTACACAGCTGAGATCGCCCCGGCGTCGGCGCGCGGCTTCCTTGTGTCCTTCACGGAGGTCTTCATCAACATCGGCATCCTCCTCGGCTACATCTCTAACTACGCCTTCGCTCGCCTGCCGCTCCACCTTGGCTGGCGCTTCATGCTCGGCATCGGCGCGGTGCCGTCCGTCCTGCTCGCCGTCTTGGTGTCCGGCATGCCGGAGTCTCCCCGGTGGCTCGTCATGAAAGGCCGCCTCGCGGACGCGAGGGTCGTGCTGGAGAAGATCACCGACACGCCGGAGGAGGCCGAGGAGCGCCTCGCTGACATAAAGACCGCCGCCGGCATTCCAGACGACCTCGACGGCGACGTGGTCGTCGTGCCCAGGAAGAGAGGCGGCGAGGAGAAGCAGGTGTGGAGAGAGCTCATCCTGTCGCCGACTCCTTCCATGCGGCGAATACTGGTCGCGGCGCTCGGCGTCTTCTTGTTCCAGCAGTTGACGGGCTCCGACTCCGTCGTGCTCTACAGCCCGCGCGTGTTCGAGAGCGCTGGTCTCACCGGCGACCACCAACTGCTGGCCGCGACCTGCGCCATGGGCGTCGTCAAGACGCTCGTCATCTTGGTCGCCATGTTCCTCCTCGACCGTGTCGGCCGGAGGCCGCTGCTGCTATGCAGCACTGGCGGCATAATAGTCTCGCTCGCCGGCCTCGCGACGGGCCTCACCGTGGTGGACCAGAACCCGGACGCGAGGATCCCGTGGGCGGTCGTCCTGTGCGTGGCGTCCGTCCTGGTCTACGTGTCATTCTTCTCCATCGGCCTCGGGCCCGTGTTGGGTGTGTACACCACGGAGATCTTGccgctgcgggtgcgcgcgctgggCTTCGCTGTCGGGGAGGCCGGCAACCGCTTGGTCAGCGGCGCCATGTCCATGACCTTCCTCTCGCTGTCCAGCGCCATCACGCTGGGCGGCACCTTCTTCCTCTACGCCGGCATCGCCGTGCTCGCGTGGGTGTTCTTCTTCACCTGCCTCCCGGAGACGCGCGGCCGGACGCTGGAGGAGATGGGCAGTCTGTTCGGCGTGACCGACACGGGCGCGGAGGCAGAAGATGCTGCCCCCGCGACACAGGACGCGAGCTGCTGGGCCAGACTCTTGGGCGCCTCGCCTGGACCCAGAGTTGATTAA